ATGTCGAAGCCTTCTCGGTCGTCTGCGGCCCCGGCATGCGCCCGGCGCCCCGCCCCCTCGTCGACGGGCTGACCCTGCCGCGGGAGGGGGCGCTCTTGCGGCTCAACCCGCTCTACGCGCCCGATCCGGCCGGGGGCTACGCCATCGCCTGGCCGTCCGAGCGCTACCGCGACGAATACGCGGCCCGCGCCACCTACCCGATGCACTCCGAGGGGCCCGAGACCCTGGAGGCGACACCTGAGACCATCCAACGCGCCCGCACCCGCGAGTTCGTCGACTTGCCGGAGCGGTGGTGATGTCGGCGTCGATCGGCTGGGGCATCGTCGGGTTCGGCTGGGTCGCCCGGGACTTCATGGCGCCGGCGATCCGGGCCGCCGGGCACCGCCTCGTCGCGGTCTGCGATCCCGGCGCCGAGGCGCGCGAGGCCGCCACGGCGCTCGGTGCGCGGGGCCATGCCGACCTCGCCGGGCTGCTGGCCGAGCCGGAGGTCGAGGCGGTCTACGTCGCGACGCCCAACCACCTGCATCGCGGTGCCGTCGAGGCGCTGGCCGAAGCCGGCAAGGCGATCCTGTGCGAGAAGCCGATGGCGGCGGCGCTGGAAGATGCCGAGGCGATGGCGGCGGCGGTCGCCCGCACCGGCGCGCTCTACGGCACCGCCTTCGACCAGCGCCACCACCCGGCCCACCGCCTGCTCCGCGACGAGATCCGCGCCGGCCGGGTCGGCACCGTCACAGGCGTGCGCATCGTCTATGCCTGCTGGCTCGACCGGGGCTGGACGGCGATTCCCGGACAGCAGAACTGGCGCATCGACCAGGCCCAGGCCGGCGGCGGCGCCTTGATGGACCTCGCCCCCCACGGCCTCGACCTGACCGACTTCCTCCTCGACGAGCCGATCCTCGACGTCACCGCGCTGACCCAGGCGAGGGCGCAGGACTACGCCGTCGACGACGGCGCGCTGCTGATCGGCCGGACCGGCTCGGGCGTGCTGGCGAGCCTGCACGTCGCCTACAATTGCCCCGACGCGCTGCCGCGCCGGCGCCTGGAGATCGCCGGCACGAAGGGCCTGTTGGTCGCCCGCAACACGATGGGCCAGGAAGCGGGCGGGAGCGTCGCCTTCATCGACGGCGCCACCGGCGAAACGACTCCGCTCGCCTTCGACACCGCGGCATCGCCGTTCCTGGAGCAGGTACGGGCCTTCGGGCGCTCCTTGCGCGATCCGGCCGGGCGCGACGCCTGGTCGGCCGCGCGCGACCTGCACACGATGCGGCTGCTCGCCCGCGCCTACGCCGCCTCTCCCTCGCATTTGCCCGAACAATCCCCCGTCGCGCCGGCCGCCTGACGGCCCCGAGGAGTGTCACCGCTCGTGGACAGACCCGCCGCACCCCGCCCCTACTCGTACGGCCAAAAACGCGTCATCGAAGGGCTGCCCGAGCGCCTGCCGGATGCCGTCCGTGCCTATCTCGACGTGCTGCCGCCGGGCCGGATCGTCGGCTTTCCCCTGGCGCCCCTCGACCGGACCGGGGTGCCGTGCTGGTTCGTGTCGCTGTTCCTGGAGGATCCGTACTTCGTCGGCGCGATGCCGAGCGGCATCGGCTACGGCGCCACCGACGACGAGGCGATCATCGGCTCGGTGGCGGAGATCGCCGAGAACCTGATGCCGAGCCTGGCGCTGATCCCGCGCAAGAAGGAGCGCGGCAGCTACCACGACCTCGTGCGGGTGTTCGGCGCGAAATCCGTCGCCGATCCGCTCACCCTCGGCCTGCCGGCGGGCAGCCCGGTGAACCGCGATACCGTGCTCGAATGGACCGGCACGGTGCGGGCGCGCACGGGCGAGACGGTGCTGATGCCGCTCGATCTCGCGGCGACGGACTATTTCGAGCTGTCGCCGGGCTACCAGCCCTTCACGAATCTCATCACCAACGGGCTCGGCGCCGGGCCGGACGTGGAGTTCGCCCTCGGGCACGGGCTGCTCGAACTCCTGCAGCGCGACGGCAACGGCCTCCTGTTCCGCGCCCTCGACCAGGGCGTGATGCTCGACACCTCGGAGGGGCTCGGTCCCGAGACCCGCGGCATGCTCGACCGGCTGGAGGCCCTGGGCATCCGCGCGATGCCGAAATTCGCCACCGACCAGTTCGGCTTCACCAACGTCTACTGCGTCGGCTACGACCTGGACGCCTCCCGCGCGCCTGCGCCGATC
This is a stretch of genomic DNA from Methylobacterium sp. 17Sr1-1. It encodes these proteins:
- a CDS encoding YcaO-like family protein, giving the protein MDRPAAPRPYSYGQKRVIEGLPERLPDAVRAYLDVLPPGRIVGFPLAPLDRTGVPCWFVSLFLEDPYFVGAMPSGIGYGATDDEAIIGSVAEIAENLMPSLALIPRKKERGSYHDLVRVFGAKSVADPLTLGLPAGSPVNRDTVLEWTGTVRARTGETVLMPLDLAATDYFELSPGYQPFTNLITNGLGAGPDVEFALGHGLLELLQRDGNGLLFRALDQGVMLDTSEGLGPETRGMLDRLEALGIRAMPKFATDQFGFTNVYCVGYDLDASRAPAPIALSACGEACDPDRERALRKAILEFQAARVRKTFGHGPLDLARSITPPGYVDAFIETALPSLDLEEGRALAAMLDWIDKPAETLRGFLAQTVYSERSTKRFADLPTQAAPTGQDRGRIARERLEAEGFDVLYVDASPPGGGVGIVKAIVPGLEVETMSYYRIGERNTRKLIERDHPLIRFGEASESLRPVRLTPEALERFGGQPLFDVALADAIVGPLYPLYREPESHHAPFRLERRGRAA
- a CDS encoding Gfo/Idh/MocA family oxidoreductase, which encodes MSASIGWGIVGFGWVARDFMAPAIRAAGHRLVAVCDPGAEAREAATALGARGHADLAGLLAEPEVEAVYVATPNHLHRGAVEALAEAGKAILCEKPMAAALEDAEAMAAAVARTGALYGTAFDQRHHPAHRLLRDEIRAGRVGTVTGVRIVYACWLDRGWTAIPGQQNWRIDQAQAGGGALMDLAPHGLDLTDFLLDEPILDVTALTQARAQDYAVDDGALLIGRTGSGVLASLHVAYNCPDALPRRRLEIAGTKGLLVARNTMGQEAGGSVAFIDGATGETTPLAFDTAASPFLEQVRAFGRSLRDPAGRDAWSAARDLHTMRLLARAYAASPSHLPEQSPVAPAA